The window ATGTTTGGAGTGAGTGAAATACTTTGACCAAAGAGGTTGAAGAGATACAGCTCAATTGAACAGGTGTTAAAGGAGAAGGAGACTCTCTGTTTTCAATGATCTGCATGACGGTTTAGATTTGTGCAAAAGgagttttcattttcttgtaCTTTTTTCACTATAGTGTGTGAATTAAAGACAACCATGGCTGACGCGTGAGTATAATCACTTTTGTGTGAATTTAATGTGCTCTTTCAAAGTAATTTTCATTCTATAAATAAGCTGTTGTgtattttctccttctttttaatGCTACATCAGATCTGTGAGTATATATCAAGCCACATCTTTCACAAGTACATTTGATAAAATTTTGTCTATCAAGTAGGATCAGGTACCATTCAATATCGATACCCACATTGGTATCTGTACCATTGTGCTGGCATCAATACTGTTACCCAACCCCACTATTTATGTCATAAAATCATGTATGataatgtgatgttttctgtAATAAATAGTAGATCAAGCACAGAATATAAtgatatttttgtgtgtaaaaatcTAGAAAAAATCAAAGATCTCATCCTCTCGAAAGCTGGGGTTAAAGGTTTGATTTGTTCAATTTATCACAattaatttgattttgatgtAAGATCCTAGAATGCATGACATTGTGAATATCTAAAGACCACTAACAGAAAAAACGATTGTGAACATTACCTTACAAAGATGTGCAACAAGGTCGCTGGCAAGCATTAGCATGAAGTTGTGTATCCTGCAATGTCAGAAATGGTTGTGATGTTTTTACATATGTGTTGTATATGATGTCTACATATGTACAAATGTTCTTAGAAGCATGCGTCATACTCATGGTGTAAACCAGTGACACCCAAAGTGTGAACTGATGCCCCCTGATGGGCCGTGGATATACTACTGGTTGGTTGGGAGAGGTAATTGACAATTCATAAATATGCTGTTTAATGTCCAATTTTGTTTTGGAAGATTTTGTAAATTACCATAAAATATCTATGATTAAATatctacatttaaaaagtaatcagaGCTCATTAAACAGGGGGGTTAAATTACATGTTATTCTTCATTTGTTTGACCTATTTCTATTCGGTGTTTCCCATTGATATTTGCGCCACCTACCAAACTAAACCCACAGTACCAGGTGGCATTGCAATCCCAACAGGAGGGCAACATTATTTGAcaggggaacagactttgacacaacattgGAAAGTATCTTATACCATGTCAATGACTGAAGTGTAATTGCAAGTAttgcatgttaaaaaaaaacaacacacatttttacatgtatgtgGATGTTATAAGTTGGTAGAGCATGTACAGAGGCTGcgtcctctctgcagctgcacagGATTTTTGCTGCATGCCATCCCCCATCTCTCTCACCCCCCTCTCCTGTCAACTATCTTGCTGTCCTATCAAATAAAAGCCCAGAAGAATTTATTTAGATTGCAATGCATTACTTTGTGCCAAACTGCACATAGAATTATTCTGTTAATGAAAAGAATGAGGGAAATACTGAGTCTCATTGTTGATCTAATGGGCTTAGAGATTTTAACTGTACAGAAAAAGCCCTTTTCacatattcattttttattttttcctcagaTCAGACTACTGACAGTTGCAGCTCAGATGCTGCAGGAGGAAACAGAGCAGAAGATAAAGGAGAGAGAAGCTACTCTGGCAGAAAGAGTTCCTCCTCTTAGCATGTCTGGTCTTTCATTGCAAGAGCTGCTGGTATTACATTTTGTTATAATCTTTTATAAGTGTTCTTCTGTCACTATTCACAATTATTCTTACATGATTGAGTTCACATTTCATTCCACTACCACTAGAGGGTGCATTTTACTGTCTTACAGGACCTTTGCAAAGATTTGCACCACAAGATTGATGTCGTAGATGAGGAGCGATATGATACTGGCCTCAAGGTGTCCAAAAATGACCAGGAGGTGAGCTGTTAAAGAATTATTAGGGAAACTAAagtatgacatttttttttttaataactgcaTGTCTTTATTATGAAGACAGTCACAACATAAAAGAGCTAAAAATTAACAAACACTGCCTCTAACTGGCAGCACTGAGACTAACAAGACATTTTAGACATCTTAAAGATAAAGACTGTTGTTCTTCTTCAATGATACACTCTGTGAGTTTCTATaccaacaaaccaaacagcCAAATATTTTGGAGCTCAGTGGAGCTTATGactgtattttacagttttaaaattacaattggcaatatataaaatatttctTATATAGTTATTATGAGGTTTACAACAGAGATTAGATTccataaacatttataaaagtaACAACTGAAAAATACTATCT is drawn from Sparus aurata chromosome 8, fSpaAur1.1, whole genome shotgun sequence and contains these coding sequences:
- the LOC115586784 gene encoding troponin I, slow skeletal muscle-like isoform X1; the protein is MADASKKSKISSSRKLGLKIRLLTVAAQMLQEETEQKIKEREATLAERVPPLSMSGLSLQELLDLCKDLHHKIDVVDEERYDTGLKVSKNDQEIDNMNLKIIEIQSKFKKPTLKRVKISAEAMLSVLLGGKHKESFDFKANLKTVKKEEEKKEEVTDWRKNVEAMSGMEGRKKLFDASGN